From Triticum aestivum cultivar Chinese Spring chromosome 4A, IWGSC CS RefSeq v2.1, whole genome shotgun sequence, a single genomic window includes:
- the LOC123086990 gene encoding serine carboxypeptidase-like 7 isoform X2 yields the protein MPVKLLRTPTAGRRHHLPVLHLVPGLLLLLLSRSASASASTVVTRLPGFDGPLPFYLETGYVGVEEETGTELFYYFVESERSPGTDPVILWLTGGPGCSGFSGMVFEVGPINFVLAPYNGSLPQLVSNPYSWSKIASIIFLDSPVGSGFSYARDPKGYDVGDISSSSQVVTFLKKWFSDHPRYISNPFYLGGSSYAGKMIPVIAQYISQGNEQRRQPEINLKGYLVGNPITGSAFDDFNTKIPYAHGVGIISDQLYEAAMASCDGDYVTSVTKMCAGVLNTIQKLISEVDEGYILDDRCVRAAPKPVKDDASRSRFLSEEQIQPTESSADPTINCFSYRYYLSNIWANYNRTRDALKIKKGTIGKWVRCSSEFPYTHDVPSSIGYQFNLTTRGYRALVFSGDHDLLVPFLGTHAWIRSFNFSIVDNWRAWHVDGQSAGFTIAYANHMIFATVKGGGHTAVSYRPKQGLAMAQRWLDNKPL from the exons ATGCCTGTCAAGCTTCTCCGGACGCCTACCGCTGGGCGACGCCACCACTTGCCGGTGCTGCATCTCGTTCCCGGCCTCCTGCTTCTGCTGCTCTCgcgctcggcgtcggcgtcggcgtcgacgGTGGTCACCCGCCTGCCAGGATTCGACGGCCCTCTCCCCTTCTACCTCGAAACCGG ATACGTGGGCGTGGAGGAGGAGACCGGGACGGAGCTCTTCTACTACTTCGTCGAGTCGGAGAGGAGCCCCGGCACGGACCCCGTCATCCTGTGGCTCACCGGCGGGCCCGGTTGCTCGGGCTTCAGCGGCATGGTCTTCGAAGTCG GTCCTATAAATTTTGTGTTAGCACCTTATAATGGTAGTTTGCCGCAGCTGGTCTCTAATCCCTACTCATGGTCGAAG ATCGCAAGCATCATCTTCTTGGATTCTCCTGTCGGTTCTGGCTTCTCGTATGCTCGTGATCCCAAAGGTTATGATGTCGGGGACATCTCGTCTTCTTCGCAAGTTGTCACATTTCTGAAGAAG TGGTTCAGTGATCACCCACGCTATATTTCAAATCCTTTTTACCTTGGAGGAAGTTCATATGCTGGAAAGATGATTCCAGTCATCGCACAATACATCTCACAAG GAAACGAACAAAGAAGGCAACCTGAGATTAATCTCAAG GGCTATCTAGTTGGCAACCCTATTACAGGCTCCGCATTTGATGATTTCAACACCAAAATACCATATGCTCATGGTGTTGGAATTATATCAGATCAACTATATGAG GCTGCAATGGCGAGCTGTGATGGAGACTATGTAACCTCAGTGACTAAAATGTGCGCGGGGGTTCTAAATACCATTCAAAAA CTCATTTCTGAAGTTGACGAGGGATATATCTTAGATGATAGATGTGTACGTGCTGCTCCCAAACCTGTGAAGGATGATGCTTCAAGAAGTAGGTTTCTATCAGAAGAACAGATTCAGCCAACCGAATCATCTGCTGATCCCACTATCAATTGTTTC TCATATCGGTACTACCTATCTAACATTTGGGCGAATTACAACAGGACTAGAGATGCTCTTAAGATCAAGAAG GGAACCATTGGCAAGTGGGTAAGATGCAGCAGTGAATTCCCCTATACACACGACGTCCCAAGTAGCATAGGGTACCAGTTCAACCTCACCACCAGGGGCTACCGTGCGCTTGTATTCAG CGGAGACCATGATCTTTTGGTACCATTTTTGGGAACACATGCGTGGATAAGATCCTTCAACTTCTCCATTGTTGATAACTGGAGAGCATGGCATGTGGATGGCCAGTCTGCAGG ATTTACAATTGCATATGCAAACCATATGATATTTGCAACAGTAAAG GGTGGAGGTCATACAGCTGTAAGCTACCGGCCTAAACAAGGATTGGCCATGGCTCAGCGGTGGCTTGACAATAAGCCATTGTGA
- the LOC123086990 gene encoding serine carboxypeptidase-like 7 isoform X1, with product MPVKLLRTPTAGRRHHLPVLHLVPGLLLLLLSRSASASASTVVTRLPGFDGPLPFYLETGYVGVEEETGTELFYYFVESERSPGTDPVILWLTGGPGCSGFSGMVFEVGPINFVLAPYNGSLPQLVSNPYSWSKIASIIFLDSPVGSGFSYARDPKGYDVGDISSSSQVVTFLKKWFSDHPRYISNPFYLGGSSYAGKMIPVIAQYISQGNEQRRQPEINLKGYLVGNPITGSAFDDFNTKIPYAHGVGIISDQLYEAAMASCDGDYVTSVTKMCAGVLNTIQKLISEVDEGYILDDRCVRAAPKPVKDDASRSRFLSEEQIQPTESSADPTINCFSYRYYLSNIWANYNRTRDALKIKKGTIGKWVRCSSEFPYTHDVPSSIGYQFNLTTRGYRALVFSGDHDLLVPFLGTHAWIRSFNFSIVDNWRAWHVDGQSAGLSLSLLDFAFHFRPSLNIANPSMDYNPTEHPHSENQELHQSKHIKDTMLQHDGITYTHIDPGKREVLLHISLAN from the exons ATGCCTGTCAAGCTTCTCCGGACGCCTACCGCTGGGCGACGCCACCACTTGCCGGTGCTGCATCTCGTTCCCGGCCTCCTGCTTCTGCTGCTCTCgcgctcggcgtcggcgtcggcgtcgacgGTGGTCACCCGCCTGCCAGGATTCGACGGCCCTCTCCCCTTCTACCTCGAAACCGG ATACGTGGGCGTGGAGGAGGAGACCGGGACGGAGCTCTTCTACTACTTCGTCGAGTCGGAGAGGAGCCCCGGCACGGACCCCGTCATCCTGTGGCTCACCGGCGGGCCCGGTTGCTCGGGCTTCAGCGGCATGGTCTTCGAAGTCG GTCCTATAAATTTTGTGTTAGCACCTTATAATGGTAGTTTGCCGCAGCTGGTCTCTAATCCCTACTCATGGTCGAAG ATCGCAAGCATCATCTTCTTGGATTCTCCTGTCGGTTCTGGCTTCTCGTATGCTCGTGATCCCAAAGGTTATGATGTCGGGGACATCTCGTCTTCTTCGCAAGTTGTCACATTTCTGAAGAAG TGGTTCAGTGATCACCCACGCTATATTTCAAATCCTTTTTACCTTGGAGGAAGTTCATATGCTGGAAAGATGATTCCAGTCATCGCACAATACATCTCACAAG GAAACGAACAAAGAAGGCAACCTGAGATTAATCTCAAG GGCTATCTAGTTGGCAACCCTATTACAGGCTCCGCATTTGATGATTTCAACACCAAAATACCATATGCTCATGGTGTTGGAATTATATCAGATCAACTATATGAG GCTGCAATGGCGAGCTGTGATGGAGACTATGTAACCTCAGTGACTAAAATGTGCGCGGGGGTTCTAAATACCATTCAAAAA CTCATTTCTGAAGTTGACGAGGGATATATCTTAGATGATAGATGTGTACGTGCTGCTCCCAAACCTGTGAAGGATGATGCTTCAAGAAGTAGGTTTCTATCAGAAGAACAGATTCAGCCAACCGAATCATCTGCTGATCCCACTATCAATTGTTTC TCATATCGGTACTACCTATCTAACATTTGGGCGAATTACAACAGGACTAGAGATGCTCTTAAGATCAAGAAG GGAACCATTGGCAAGTGGGTAAGATGCAGCAGTGAATTCCCCTATACACACGACGTCCCAAGTAGCATAGGGTACCAGTTCAACCTCACCACCAGGGGCTACCGTGCGCTTGTATTCAG CGGAGACCATGATCTTTTGGTACCATTTTTGGGAACACATGCGTGGATAAGATCCTTCAACTTCTCCATTGTTGATAACTGGAGAGCATGGCATGTGGATGGCCAGTCTGCAGGGTtaagtctctctcttcttgattttgcCTTCCACTTTAGACCAAGTTTAAACATTGCTAACCCTTCAATGGATTACAATCCGACTGAACATCCTCACTCGGAAAACCAGGAGTTACATCAATCAAAGCATATAAAGGACACAATGCTACAGCATGATGGAATTACCTATACACACATAGACCCTGGCAAAAGAGAAGTTCTATTGCATATAAGTTTAGCAAATTAG
- the LOC123086992 gene encoding serine carboxypeptidase-like 7 has protein sequence MPVKLLRTPTAGRRHHLLVLHLVPGLLLVLLSCSCSASASASTVVTHLPGFDGPLPFYLETGYVGVEEETGTELFYYFVESERSPGTDPVILWLTGGPRCSGFSGFAFEVGPVKYVLAPYTGVLPRLVQNPLSWTKMASIIFLDSPVCSGFSYARDPKGCDVGDYSSSLQVQRFLNKWFTHHPQYLSNPFYLGGDSYAGKVIPLIATYISQGTEKREQPLINLKGYLVGNPITDPKFDRNFRVQGAHGFGIISDQIYEAAMKNCKGNYVIPENQLCAEVLETVDSLISEIADGHVLYKKCVVATPKPIDDATRRKFLLEESIKPNEAPGRPTVDCFTYGYYLAYFWMNNKMTRDALGIKGGTVSEWVRCKKELPYTQDMPSSIPYHLNLTKRGYRALVYSGDHDLQVPHLSTQAWIRSLNFSIVDDWRAWHLGGQAAGFTISYANNLTFATIKGGGHTAPEYRPEECFAMARRWLDNKQL, from the exons ATGCCCGTCAAGCTTCTCCGGACGCCCACCGCCGGGCGACGCCACCACTTGCTGGTGCTGCACCTCGTTCCCGGCCTCCTGCTTGTGCTGCTCTCGTGCTCgtgctcggcgtcggcgtcggcgtcgacgGTGGTCACCCACCTGCCAGGATTCGATGGCCCTCTCCCCTTCTACCTCGAAACCGG ATAcgttggcgtggaggaggagaccGGGACGGAGCTCTTCTACTACTTCGTCGAGTCGGAGAGGAGCCCCGGCACGGACCCCGTCATCCTGTGGCTCACCGGCGGGCCTCGCTGCTCGGGCTTCAGCGGCTTCGCCTTCGAAGTTG GTCCCGTGAAGTATGTGCTAGCGCCGTACACTGGAGTTTTGCCGCGGCTGGTACAGAACCCGCTGTCATGGACCAAG ATGGCGAGCATCATCTTCCTCGATTCGCCGGTCTGCTCGGGCTTCTCGTATGCTCGTGACCCCAAAGGCTGCGACGTCGGAGACTACTCGTCGTCTCTGCAAGTCCAAAGATTCCTGAACAAG TGGTTCACTCATCACCCGCAGTACCTTTCAAATCCTTTCTACCTTGGAGGAGATTCATACGCCGGAAAGGTGATTCCACTTATTGCAACATACATTTCACAAG GAACTGAAAAAAGGGAGCAGCCTCTCATTAATCTCAAG GGCTATTTGGTCGGCAATCCTATAACAGACCCAAAGTTCGATAGAAATTTCCGAGTACAAGGTGCTCATGGCTTTGGGATAATATCTGACCAAATATATGAG GCTGCAATGAAAAACTGCAAAGGAAATTATGTAATCCCCGAGAATCAACTGTGTGCTGAGGTGCTAGAAACTGTAGACAGT CTCATCTCTGAAATCGCAGACGGGCACGTCTTGTACAAAAAATGTGTCGTCGCCACGCCAAAGCCCATAGATGATGCTACAAGAAGAAAATTTCTGCTAGAAGAATCAATCAAGCCAAATGAAGCGCCCGGTCGACCTACCGTCGATTGTTTT ACATACGGTTACTACCTGGCATACTTTTGGATGAACAACAAGATGACTAGAGATGCTCTCGGTATCAAGGGG GGAACAGTTAGTGAGTGGGTGAGATGCAAAAAAGAACTCCCCTACACACAGGACATGCCAAGCAGCATACCGTATCATCTTAATCTCACCAAGAGAGGCTACCGTGCACTCGTGTACAG CGGAGACCATGATCTCCAGGTGCCTCACCTCAGCACGCAGGCATGGATAAGATCCTTGAACTTCTCCATCGTCGATGATTGGAGGGCATGGCATCTAGGCGGCCAGGCTGCAGG ATTTACCATCTCATATGCGAACAATTTGACATTTGCAACAATAAAG GGTGGTGGTCATACTGCTCCAGAGTACCGGCCTGAAGAATGCTTTGCCATGGCCCGAAGGTGGCTTGACAACAAGCAACTCTAA
- the LOC123086993 gene encoding serine carboxypeptidase-like 13, with protein MSVKLLRTPTAGQHHQPLLQLVPGLLLVLLSCSASASTVVTHLPGFDGPLPFYLETGYVGVEEETGTELFYYFAESERSPGTDPVILWLTGGARCSGFTGFAFEVGPVKYVLAPYTGGLPQLVHNPLSWTKMASIIFLDSPACSGFSYARDPKGCDVGDYSSSLQVQRFLNKWFTDHPQYLSNPFYLGGESYAGKVIPLMAQYISQGTEKRDQPLINLKGYLIGNPVADPKFDTNFRVEGAHGFGIVSDQIYEAAMKNCKGNYVIPQNQLCAEVLETVDSLISEIADGHVLYKKCDFTTPKPIDDATRRKFLLEESIEPNDAPGRPTVDCFTYGYYLAYFWMNNKMTRDALGIKWGTVGEWVRCNKEFPYTHDMPSSILYHLNLTTRGYRALVYSGDHDLLVPQLSTQAWIRSLNFSIIDDWRAWHLDGQAAGFTVAYANNLTFATVKGGGHTAPEYQPEESFAMARRWLDNEPL; from the exons ATGTCCGTCAAGCTTCTCCGGACGCCTACCGCCGGGCAACACCACCAGCCCCTGCTGCAGCTCGTTCCCGGCCTCCTGCTTGTGCTGCTCTCGTGCTCGGCGTCGGCGTCGACGGTGGTCACCCACCTGCCAGGATTCGATGGCCCTCTCCCCTTCTACCTCGAAACCGG ATACGTGGGCGTGGAGGAGGAGACCGGGACGGAGCTCTTCTACTACTTCGCCGAGTCGGAGCGGAGCCCCGGCACCGACCCCGTCATCCTGTGGCTCACCGGCGGGGCTCGCTGCTCGGGCTTCACCGGCTTCGCCTTCGAAGTTG GTCCAGTAAAGTATGTGCTGGCGCCCTACACCGGCGGTTTGCCGCAGCTGGTACATAACCCGCTCTCATGGACCAAG ATGGCGAGCATCATTTTCCTGGATTCGCCGGCCTGCTCGGGCTTCTCATATGCTCGTGACCCCAAAGGCTGCGATGTCGGAGATTACTCCTCCTCTCTGCAAGTTCAAAGATTTCTGAATAAG TGGTTCACAGATCACCCACAGTACCTTTCAAATCCTTTCTATCTTGGAGGAGAGTCGTACGCTGGAAAGGTGATTCCACTTATGGCACAATACATTTCACAAG GAACTGAAAAAAGGGACCAGCCTCTCATTAATCTCAAG GGCTACCTGATCGGTAATCCTGTAGCAGACCCAAAGTTTGATACAAATTTCCGAGTTGAAGGGGCTCATGGCTTTGGGATAGTATCTGACCAAATATATGAG GCTGCAATGAAAAACTGCAAGGGGAATTATGTGATCCCACAGAATCAACTGTGTGCTGAGGTGCTAGAAACTGTAGACAGT CTCATCTCTGAAATCGCAGATGGACACGTCTTGTACAAAAAATGTGACTTCACCACGCCAAAGCCCATAGACGATGCTACAAGAAGAAAATTTCTGCTAGAAGAATCAATCGAGCCAAATGACGCGCCCGGCCGACCTACCGTCGATTGTTTT ACATACGGTTACTACCTGGCATACTTCTGGATGAACAACAAGATGACTAGAGATGCTCTCGGTATCAAATGG GGAACAGTTGGCGAGTGGGTGAGATGCAATAAAGAATTCCCCTACACACATGACATGCCAAGCAGCATACTGTACCATCTTAATCTCACCACGAGAGGTTACCGTGCACTCGTGTACAG CGGAGACCATGATCTCCTGGTGCCTCAGCTCAGCACGCAGGCATGGATAAGATCCTTGAATTTCTCCATCATCGATGACTGGAGGGCATGGCATCTCGACGGCCAAGCTGCAGG ATTTACCGTCGCATATGCGAACAATTTGACATTTGCAACAGTAAAG GGTGGTGGTCATACCGCTCCAGAGTACCAACCTGAAGAAAGCTTTGCCATGGCTCGAAGGTGGCTTGACAATGAGCCACTCTGA